One genomic window of Candidatus Pseudobacter hemicellulosilyticus includes the following:
- the tsaE gene encoding tRNA (adenosine(37)-N6)-threonylcarbamoyltransferase complex ATPase subunit type 1 TsaE, translating to MRVEFTLDTIREAARQLWEETGGSKVLAFHGPMGAGKTTFINALCGFLKVSSTVGSPTFPIINEYEYPGGRLYHMDLYRLKDEEEAIRAGVEDCLYSGQVCLVEWPEKAAGIFPEDTLHVHLSVPDPQTRLLQIGEK from the coding sequence ATGCGAGTTGAGTTTACGCTGGATACCATCCGGGAAGCAGCCCGGCAACTGTGGGAAGAAACGGGAGGTAGCAAGGTGCTGGCCTTTCACGGACCCATGGGCGCCGGCAAAACCACCTTCATTAATGCTCTTTGCGGCTTCCTGAAAGTGAGCAGTACGGTGGGCAGTCCCACCTTCCCGATCATCAATGAATACGAATATCCTGGCGGCAGGCTATACCATATGGACCTGTACCGCCTGAAAGACGAGGAAGAAGCCATCCGGGCAGGGGTAGAAGACTGCCTGTATTCCGGCCAGGTATGCCTGGTGGAATGGCCTGAAAAGGCGGCCGGTATTTTTCCGGAAGACACCCTGCACGTTCATCTCAGCGTGCCTGACCCTCAAACCCGCCTCCTTCAGATAGGAGAGAAATAA
- a CDS encoding alanine dehydrogenase, translated as MSQQRPFISTSFSYETLEEKLDVKPKGALLHIGIPKETAFQENRIALTPDAVGVLVSNGHQVVIEHNAGEAAHFRDKDYSEAGARIVYDKAEVFKAPILVKSAPVVDEDLPYLQFNQVIISPIHLSAMKAELLQKMMDKRITAISFEDLKDDSDSLPIVRSMSEIAGSAVMLIAAQYLGSANHGKGVLLGGISGIPPTKVIIMGAGIVGEFAARAALALGASVKVFDNSVYRLKRLQSNIGQRMWTSVIEPRILSKQLKTCEVAVGALSSQSGRTPVVVTEEMVSNMRPGSVVIDVSIDRGGCFETSEITSHEQPIFMKYGVIHYCVPNIPSGFARTASQAISNVLMPLLVEAGDEGGFESLVWHKVHLRSGIYLFKGALTNFHLSQRFDLKYTDLNLLIASQR; from the coding sequence ATGTCCCAGCAACGACCGTTTATCAGCACCTCTTTCAGTTATGAAACACTTGAAGAAAAATTAGATGTAAAGCCCAAGGGGGCCCTTTTGCATATCGGCATTCCGAAAGAGACTGCTTTCCAGGAGAACCGCATCGCGCTTACACCCGATGCGGTAGGTGTGCTGGTAAGCAACGGCCACCAGGTAGTGATTGAACACAATGCAGGGGAGGCGGCCCATTTCCGCGATAAAGACTATAGCGAGGCCGGCGCCCGCATCGTATATGACAAGGCCGAAGTGTTCAAAGCCCCCATCCTGGTCAAAAGCGCCCCGGTGGTGGATGAGGACCTGCCCTATCTCCAGTTCAACCAGGTGATCATCTCCCCCATACATCTTTCTGCCATGAAAGCCGAACTGCTGCAGAAAATGATGGACAAACGCATTACCGCCATTTCTTTTGAGGACCTGAAAGATGACAGCGACAGCCTGCCCATCGTTCGCAGTATGAGTGAGATTGCGGGCAGTGCCGTGATGCTGATCGCCGCGCAGTACCTGGGTTCCGCCAACCATGGCAAGGGCGTGTTGCTGGGTGGTATTTCCGGTATCCCGCCTACCAAGGTCATTATCATGGGTGCGGGTATTGTGGGTGAATTTGCCGCCCGTGCGGCCCTGGCGCTGGGCGCCTCCGTGAAAGTGTTCGACAATAGCGTATACCGTCTCAAACGGTTACAGAGCAATATCGGCCAGCGGATGTGGACCTCGGTCATAGAGCCGCGGATCCTGTCCAAGCAACTCAAGACCTGCGAAGTGGCTGTGGGCGCGCTTTCTTCCCAAAGTGGTCGCACCCCGGTGGTGGTGACCGAAGAAATGGTGAGCAATATGCGTCCCGGAAGCGTGGTGATCGATGTCAGCATTGACCGCGGCGGCTGCTTTGAAACCTCCGAGATCACCAGTCACGAGCAGCCCATCTTCATGAAATATGGAGTGATCCATTACTGCGTTCCCAATATCCCCTCGGGCTTTGCCCGTACCGCCTCCCAGGCTATCAGCAACGTATTAATGCCCCTGCTGGTGGAAGCCGGCGATGAAGGCGGCTTCGAAAGCCTGGTATGGCATAAGGTGCATCTGCGGAGTGGTATTTATCTCTTCAAAGGCGCATTGACCAATTTCCATTTGAGTCAACGATTTGATCTGAAGTATACGGATCTGAATTTACTGATTGCGAGCCAGCGGTAG
- a CDS encoding putative DNA binding domain-containing protein yields MKSDELVSILTQLRNLPAETEIVEFKEAKTNYDFGRIGKYFSAIANEANLKGNAFGWLIFGIENQHFNIVGSQFRPQRKDLDSLKSEIANKTTNRISFIEIHELQLPEGRVIMFQIPAAPKGIPVAWEGHYYGRDDEEINALNIEKIERIRSQALADDWSAGIVPNADITDLDSQAIQVARLNYKNKFAGSAPEVDTWNDETFLNKAKLLIKGRVTRTAIILLGKEESEHFINPAEAKIRWLLKDSQGDNKDYEIFGPPMLLAVDKVYAKIRNLKYRYLKDGTLFPQEVDQYEPYAIREAVNNCIAHQDYTKAGRINVIESDDQLIFTNVAEFIPGSVEKVVIDDAPEEQYRNKFLANAMFNLKMVDTAGGGIRKIYNFQRSRFFPLPDYDLSNEKVKVTLIGKILNQDYARILASHTDLSLEEIILLDKVQKKLPLTTEEEKHLKVKSLIEGRKPNFFISQKVAQKIGKKADYSKNKGFDDSYYLDFIEKSIREHSHLNRKDIDDLLWKKLPEWMDDKQKKIKINNLLSTLRNQKRIKNIGSDAVSKWILNE; encoded by the coding sequence ATGAAAAGTGACGAGCTTGTTTCTATATTAACTCAATTGCGTAATCTACCTGCTGAAACGGAGATAGTTGAATTTAAGGAAGCAAAGACTAACTATGATTTCGGCAGGATCGGCAAATATTTTAGTGCTATTGCAAATGAAGCTAACTTAAAAGGCAATGCCTTTGGGTGGCTAATCTTTGGTATTGAAAATCAACATTTCAATATAGTCGGATCCCAATTTCGCCCTCAAAGGAAAGATCTCGACAGCCTAAAATCTGAGATAGCAAATAAAACTACTAATCGAATTTCCTTTATTGAAATTCACGAGTTGCAATTGCCTGAAGGTAGAGTTATAATGTTTCAAATTCCCGCTGCGCCTAAGGGAATACCAGTAGCATGGGAAGGCCATTATTATGGCAGAGATGATGAAGAAATTAATGCTCTTAATATTGAAAAAATTGAGAGAATTCGTTCCCAAGCACTGGCAGATGATTGGAGTGCAGGAATTGTTCCTAATGCAGATATTACTGACTTGGATTCACAGGCTATTCAAGTGGCAAGATTAAATTATAAGAATAAGTTTGCGGGAAGTGCTCCGGAGGTAGATACCTGGAATGATGAAACATTTCTAAATAAAGCAAAACTTTTAATTAAGGGAAGGGTAACTCGAACTGCTATCATCTTATTAGGCAAAGAAGAATCAGAGCATTTTATTAATCCAGCGGAAGCAAAAATTCGTTGGCTTTTGAAAGATAGTCAAGGTGACAATAAGGATTATGAAATATTTGGTCCTCCAATGTTGCTTGCGGTGGATAAAGTATATGCCAAAATTAGAAACCTAAAATATCGTTATCTCAAAGATGGAACTCTTTTCCCCCAAGAGGTGGACCAATATGAACCTTATGCTATTCGAGAGGCTGTTAATAACTGTATTGCACATCAGGATTATACCAAGGCAGGGCGCATCAATGTTATAGAATCTGATGACCAATTGATATTTACAAATGTTGCTGAATTTATTCCCGGATCAGTAGAAAAAGTCGTTATTGATGATGCTCCAGAGGAACAATATAGAAATAAATTTTTAGCAAACGCGATGTTCAATCTTAAAATGGTTGATACTGCTGGTGGCGGAATTAGGAAAATATATAATTTTCAAAGATCACGTTTTTTCCCTTTGCCTGACTATGATTTAAGTAATGAGAAAGTAAAAGTAACCTTAATTGGAAAGATTTTAAATCAGGACTATGCACGTATACTCGCTTCTCATACAGATCTCAGTTTGGAAGAAATAATTCTACTCGATAAAGTTCAGAAAAAATTACCGTTAACTACCGAGGAAGAAAAGCATTTAAAGGTCAAAAGCTTGATCGAAGGACGGAAGCCTAATTTTTTCATTTCTCAAAAAGTGGCACAGAAAATTGGGAAAAAGGCAGACTATTCAAAAAACAAAGGATTTGATGATTCGTACTATCTCGATTTTATTGAAAAGTCAATACGAGAGCATAGTCACTTGAACAGAAAAGATATTGACGATTTACTATGGAAAAAACTGCCAGAATGGATGGATGATAAACAGAAAAAGATTAAAATTAATAATCTACTTTCAACTCTTAGAAACCAGAAAAGGATCAAAAATATTGGATCAGATGCTGTTTCGAAGTGGATTCTAAATGAATAA
- a CDS encoding galactose-1-epimerase — MLRNVLMTLLLLYGTAQAQSTAAKWTEAKANAWYAQQGWLRGANYQPATAINQLEMFQAATFDSATIDKELGWAEGIGFNVMRVYLHHLLWVADKEGFKKRLDQYLAISSRHGIKTLLVFFDDCWNDTAWVGTQPAPKPGVHNSGWVRDPGTMIYTHQDTLKTLEAYVKDVLTTFKNDQRILMWDLYNEPGNNRQEIKSLPLLKKVFQWAREVNPSQPLTAGVWNHSRGYWELNAFQLENSDVITYHNYSIVDNHKNNIDTLRKWERPIICTEYMARRNASVFQTILPLLKEENVGAINWGFVAGKTNTIFAWDTPMPNRQEPDLWFHDIFRTDGTPFSADEVRSIKELTGKNITHYKLPAKANFDQTVQGKQVSLYYLSNKNNYRAAISNFGARMVGMLVPDKTGQLTDVVIGFNDLNAYLKGDRFAGAIVGRFGNRIAKGTFKLDGKTYKLDINNGVNTLHGGRTGFHSRVWDAVQPDSHSVVLTYVSANKEEGYPGKLTATVTYTLTDDNELRIDYAVTADQKTVANLTNHNYWNMNGEGSGTINNHALLVKASKYTPVDATLIPTGIEPVSGTPFDFTTAKKIGSRLKADDAQLRYGAGYDHNFVADKGITAQPELIATITGDVSGIKMDILTTEPGLQFYGGNFMSRANLLKSGTRDDYRTGFCLETQHFPDSPNQPTFPTTVLEKGKTYTSSTIHKFSISK, encoded by the coding sequence ATGCTCAGGAATGTTTTGATGACCCTACTTCTACTCTATGGAACTGCACAGGCGCAGTCTACAGCGGCTAAGTGGACCGAGGCTAAAGCCAATGCCTGGTACGCCCAGCAAGGCTGGCTGAGAGGAGCCAATTACCAGCCCGCAACTGCTATCAACCAGCTGGAAATGTTCCAGGCCGCTACTTTTGACTCGGCTACCATCGACAAGGAACTGGGATGGGCCGAAGGGATCGGCTTTAATGTGATGCGCGTGTACCTTCATCACCTGCTCTGGGTAGCAGACAAGGAAGGCTTTAAGAAAAGACTGGATCAATACCTCGCTATCAGCAGCCGCCACGGCATCAAGACCCTGCTGGTCTTCTTTGACGACTGCTGGAATGATACTGCCTGGGTTGGCACCCAACCCGCCCCCAAACCTGGTGTACACAATTCCGGCTGGGTAAGGGACCCCGGCACCATGATCTATACACACCAGGATACCCTCAAAACCCTGGAAGCCTATGTGAAGGATGTGCTCACCACTTTCAAAAATGATCAGCGTATCCTTATGTGGGACCTCTACAATGAGCCCGGCAATAACCGCCAGGAGATCAAGAGCCTGCCCCTGCTGAAAAAAGTCTTCCAGTGGGCCCGCGAAGTGAACCCTTCTCAGCCCCTCACCGCTGGCGTATGGAACCATAGCCGCGGCTACTGGGAACTCAACGCCTTCCAGCTGGAGAACAGTGACGTGATCACTTACCACAACTATTCCATTGTGGACAACCACAAGAACAATATTGACACCCTGCGCAAATGGGAACGCCCCATCATCTGTACAGAGTACATGGCGCGTAGAAATGCCAGTGTGTTCCAGACCATCCTGCCCCTGCTCAAAGAAGAGAATGTAGGTGCTATCAACTGGGGATTTGTAGCTGGTAAAACCAATACCATCTTTGCCTGGGATACGCCCATGCCTAACCGCCAGGAGCCCGATCTCTGGTTCCATGACATCTTCCGCACGGATGGCACCCCTTTCAGCGCTGACGAGGTTCGCTCCATCAAGGAGTTGACCGGCAAGAATATCACTCATTATAAACTGCCTGCCAAAGCCAACTTTGACCAGACCGTTCAGGGTAAGCAAGTAAGCCTCTATTACCTCAGCAACAAGAACAACTATCGCGCAGCCATCAGCAATTTTGGCGCTCGTATGGTAGGAATGCTGGTTCCGGACAAGACCGGGCAGCTGACAGATGTAGTGATCGGCTTCAACGACCTGAACGCTTACCTCAAGGGCGACCGTTTTGCCGGTGCTATTGTTGGTCGCTTCGGCAACAGGATTGCCAAAGGCACGTTCAAACTGGATGGCAAGACCTACAAGCTGGATATCAATAATGGTGTTAATACACTGCATGGCGGTCGCACCGGCTTCCACAGCCGCGTATGGGATGCCGTTCAGCCCGACAGCCACAGTGTTGTCCTGACCTATGTTTCCGCCAATAAGGAAGAAGGTTATCCCGGCAAGCTCACTGCTACAGTGACCTATACCCTTACGGATGACAATGAACTGCGGATCGACTATGCTGTTACTGCCGATCAGAAAACAGTGGCCAACCTGACCAACCACAATTATTGGAATATGAACGGCGAAGGCAGCGGCACTATCAACAACCACGCGCTGCTGGTAAAAGCTTCCAAATACACACCGGTTGATGCTACCCTGATCCCTACTGGTATTGAGCCCGTATCCGGTACGCCTTTCGATTTCACAACGGCTAAAAAGATCGGTTCCAGGCTCAAGGCTGACGATGCCCAGCTCCGTTACGGCGCCGGCTACGACCACAACTTTGTGGCCGACAAAGGCATCACCGCCCAGCCCGAGTTGATTGCCACTATCACTGGTGATGTATCCGGTATCAAAATGGATATCCTCACTACCGAGCCCGGTCTGCAGTTCTATGGTGGTAATTTTATGAGTCGCGCCAACCTGCTGAAAAGCGGTACCCGCGATGATTACCGCACCGGTTTCTGCCTGGAAACACAGCATTTCCCTGATTCACCCAATCAGCCCACATTCCCGACCACCGTACTGGAAAAAGGCAAGACCTACACTTCCTCTACCATACATAAGTTCTCTATAAGCAAGTAA
- a CDS encoding sulfatase-like hydrolase/transferase, with protein sequence MTRYLLIILLMGAFVRSSGQEIGANFNHDPEIIDFSYLSKTPVEWIRTTPYIFEYIQGEKDPATEPGLDKVIEAKKRGYKVAFGFRWDFRKFKLRIPAPGSSEEKKYFAVAAAILDKVGPSLDMFKLGNEPNLETMEADLQYNAEGIVPLVRFTERLLTEVVEPYYTSHKELKRPDIYAGSLPRLFAKEEQQKPGVAGLIKLAQNDPRIKGFAIHLHIADSLQMEEAFRFIRSIMPEKPIIVPEFSLFQLYNRHTADLLGDSPAGKAFATKYGYQPSMKLYEWYSKANSQRVSATEWQDLFDSRTWFPKHFLLTYYRYFQKYGVVLATYGYLSQSAPARMDADSPTWFINPIFPFKSLQKQADGSHTPNPLWFDDFVTIVNKGRQAGKAVGRKQPKSSSVPPNIVIIYTDDLGYGDLSCYGATAVQTPNIDQLAAGGIRFTDAHCTAATCTPSRFSLLTGMYAFRNDAAILPGDAPLLIPTNIETLPGMLQKAGYKTGVVGKWHLGLGHGTIDWNKKISPGPNETGFNYSFIIPATVDRVPCVYLENQEVYQADASDPIYVSYKEKIGDEPTGLSHPQLLKMAADTQHSNTIINGISRIGYMTGGAKARWVDEDMPGVFLQKAKAFIDNNKQQPFFLYFALTNVHVPRTPHNNFLGKSPMGRRGDVILEMDWLTGQLMDELRRQGLDSNTIVIFSSDNGPVLDDGYVDQAVELAGNHRPGGIYRGGKYSAYEAGTRVPVIISWPGAIKPGISNTLHSQIDWMASFAALTGQKLAKGAGPDSRNALPVMLGQSNKDREFLLEEAFTLSLRSGQWKYVAPQEKGTPDWLANKDIETGLSTSPQLYDLKKDPEEKHNIAAQQPKTLKQLQKKLSNIRKQP encoded by the coding sequence ATGACCAGATACCTGTTGATTATCCTATTGATGGGCGCTTTTGTCCGCAGCTCCGGCCAGGAGATAGGCGCCAATTTCAACCATGATCCCGAGATCATCGATTTCAGCTACCTCTCCAAAACTCCGGTGGAATGGATCCGCACCACTCCCTACATCTTTGAATATATCCAGGGCGAAAAAGATCCCGCCACAGAACCCGGACTGGACAAAGTAATAGAAGCAAAAAAAAGAGGTTACAAAGTGGCCTTTGGTTTCCGCTGGGATTTCAGGAAGTTTAAGCTTCGTATACCTGCCCCTGGTTCGTCCGAAGAAAAAAAATATTTCGCCGTAGCAGCGGCTATTCTTGACAAAGTAGGTCCCAGCCTGGACATGTTCAAACTGGGCAATGAGCCCAACCTGGAAACCATGGAAGCCGACCTGCAATATAATGCAGAAGGCATCGTACCCCTGGTCCGTTTCACGGAAAGACTGCTGACGGAAGTAGTAGAACCCTACTATACCAGCCACAAGGAATTGAAGCGGCCGGATATCTACGCCGGTTCTTTGCCCCGCCTCTTCGCAAAAGAAGAACAGCAAAAACCGGGCGTGGCCGGGCTGATCAAACTGGCCCAGAACGATCCGCGCATCAAGGGCTTTGCCATCCACCTGCATATTGCAGATTCCCTGCAAATGGAAGAAGCCTTCCGCTTTATCCGCTCCATTATGCCGGAGAAACCCATCATTGTGCCGGAGTTCTCCCTGTTCCAGCTGTACAACAGGCATACGGCTGATCTCCTGGGCGATTCTCCCGCAGGAAAGGCTTTTGCTACCAAATACGGCTACCAGCCTTCCATGAAGCTTTACGAATGGTACAGCAAGGCCAACTCCCAAAGAGTGAGCGCCACAGAATGGCAGGATCTCTTTGATTCAAGGACCTGGTTCCCGAAACATTTTCTGCTGACCTATTATCGCTATTTCCAGAAATATGGCGTGGTGCTGGCTACTTATGGTTACCTGAGCCAGTCGGCCCCGGCCCGCATGGATGCCGATTCTCCTACCTGGTTCATCAATCCCATCTTCCCCTTCAAGAGCCTGCAAAAACAGGCCGATGGTTCCCATACTCCCAACCCTTTGTGGTTTGATGATTTTGTGACCATCGTCAACAAAGGCCGGCAGGCTGGAAAAGCAGTAGGCCGTAAGCAACCCAAAAGCAGTTCAGTGCCGCCCAATATTGTGATCATCTATACAGACGACCTGGGCTATGGCGATCTCAGCTGTTATGGCGCCACCGCCGTACAGACACCCAATATTGACCAGCTGGCAGCCGGAGGTATCCGGTTCACGGATGCCCATTGCACGGCTGCTACCTGCACGCCTTCCCGCTTCTCCCTGCTCACCGGCATGTATGCCTTCCGCAATGATGCCGCTATCCTGCCGGGAGATGCCCCCCTGCTGATCCCTACCAATATTGAGACCCTGCCCGGCATGCTGCAGAAAGCAGGTTACAAAACCGGTGTGGTAGGCAAATGGCACCTGGGACTGGGTCACGGCACTATTGACTGGAATAAAAAGATCAGCCCGGGCCCCAATGAAACCGGCTTCAACTATTCCTTTATCATTCCTGCTACCGTTGACCGGGTGCCCTGCGTGTACCTGGAAAACCAGGAAGTATACCAGGCAGATGCTTCGGATCCCATCTATGTCAGCTACAAAGAAAAGATTGGGGACGAACCTACCGGTCTCAGCCATCCGCAGTTGCTGAAGATGGCGGCCGATACCCAGCACAGCAATACGATCATTAATGGGATCAGCAGGATCGGGTACATGACCGGTGGCGCCAAAGCAAGATGGGTGGATGAAGACATGCCCGGCGTATTCTTACAGAAAGCAAAAGCATTTATAGACAACAACAAACAACAACCTTTCTTCCTGTATTTTGCGCTGACCAATGTCCATGTCCCGCGCACACCGCACAATAACTTCCTGGGCAAAAGTCCCATGGGCAGAAGAGGCGATGTGATCCTGGAGATGGACTGGCTCACCGGCCAGTTGATGGATGAGTTGCGCAGGCAGGGCCTGGACAGCAATACCATTGTTATTTTCTCCAGCGACAATGGTCCTGTGCTTGATGACGGCTATGTGGACCAGGCCGTGGAATTGGCCGGCAATCACCGGCCCGGCGGCATTTACCGCGGTGGCAAATACAGCGCCTATGAAGCGGGTACACGCGTGCCTGTCATTATCAGCTGGCCGGGCGCCATTAAGCCTGGGATATCCAATACGCTGCATTCGCAGATCGACTGGATGGCCAGTTTTGCCGCCCTGACTGGCCAAAAGCTGGCCAAAGGTGCAGGGCCTGACAGCAGGAACGCATTGCCGGTCATGCTGGGGCAATCCAATAAGGACAGGGAATTCCTGCTGGAAGAAGCCTTCACCCTTTCCCTGCGCAGTGGTCAGTGGAAATATGTGGCGCCGCAGGAAAAAGGGACGCCCGACTGGCTGGCCAACAAGGACATTGAAACAGGGCTCAGCACCAGCCCGCAGCTCTATGACCTGAAGAAGGACCCCGAAGAAAAACACAACATAGCGGCACAACAGCCAAAAACGCTGAAGCAATTGCAAAAAAAGCTGAGTAATATCAGAAAGCAACCGTGA
- a CDS encoding family 43 glycosylhydrolase, whose product MNKSTTHPLNKLLLPCLLSITLSACAQTGEGQTGFSNPIAPVGDPDLTVPTAVVPIVDHWLRDTYVMNAPDGYYYLTGTTASPGRVFPGEVHCWDYNDGLYMWRSKDLKQWESMGLIWGFDRDAAPWQQKGKPVKPGALSLNKDPLDSMYRAVWAPELHYVKSKKKWLIIACINEGAGSFVLESTSGKPEGPYKNIAGNASKAIFPNIDLSLFEDENGAVYLVGHNHYIARMKDDLSDIAEPFKKLQEHPYNPEPYIEGVFITRANGKYQLLQTVWSIAKPDGSYTYIRNDRKDTNSLHSYDVVVAESDNIYGPYSPRYAAILQGGHNNIFQDKEGNWWSTTFFNPRGAMGKKFSITCRPGLVPVKWEDGKLRPDHQRAASFYADRTAK is encoded by the coding sequence ATGAACAAGTCCACAACGCACCCTTTGAATAAACTGCTGTTGCCTTGTCTGCTGTCCATCACCCTGTCTGCCTGTGCGCAGACAGGGGAAGGACAGACAGGGTTCAGCAATCCTATAGCACCTGTCGGTGATCCAGACCTTACTGTCCCCACAGCTGTAGTTCCTATTGTAGACCACTGGCTCCGCGATACCTACGTGATGAATGCCCCCGATGGATATTATTATTTGACCGGTACTACTGCCTCTCCCGGAAGAGTATTTCCCGGAGAGGTGCACTGCTGGGATTACAATGACGGCCTCTACATGTGGCGATCCAAAGACCTGAAGCAATGGGAATCCATGGGACTGATCTGGGGCTTTGACCGCGATGCCGCGCCCTGGCAGCAAAAAGGAAAGCCGGTAAAACCCGGCGCCTTATCGCTCAACAAAGACCCGCTGGATTCCATGTACAGGGCCGTCTGGGCGCCCGAGCTGCATTACGTGAAAAGCAAAAAGAAATGGCTGATCATTGCCTGTATCAATGAAGGCGCCGGCTCCTTTGTATTGGAAAGCACATCCGGCAAACCGGAAGGTCCTTATAAGAATATTGCCGGCAACGCCAGCAAGGCCATCTTCCCCAATATTGACCTCAGTCTCTTTGAGGACGAGAACGGCGCTGTATACCTGGTGGGCCATAATCACTATATTGCCAGAATGAAAGATGACCTCAGTGATATAGCCGAGCCATTCAAAAAATTGCAGGAACATCCCTACAATCCCGAACCCTATATTGAAGGTGTATTCATCACAAGGGCCAATGGAAAATACCAACTATTGCAAACAGTCTGGTCCATTGCCAAGCCCGATGGCAGCTATACTTATATACGCAATGACCGCAAAGACACCAATTCCCTCCACAGCTATGATGTAGTAGTAGCAGAGAGCGACAATATCTACGGCCCCTATAGCCCGCGTTATGCGGCCATCCTGCAGGGCGGCCACAATAATATTTTCCAGGACAAGGAAGGCAACTGGTGGTCTACCACCTTCTTCAATCCCCGGGGTGCTATGGGCAAAAAATTCAGCATCACCTGCCGGCCCGGACTGGTGCCGGTAAAATGGGAAGATGGAAAGCTGCGTCCCGATCACCAGCGGGCAGCCAGCTTTTATGCAGACCGCACAGCCAAATAA
- a CDS encoding RagB/SusD family nutrient uptake outer membrane protein: MKKHIILSLSIVTLLTHTACEKMLDVVPLAEFAPENVLTTEAGIKAVLYSGYAGMQNPTPSRNIINASEVTTDIGFNTGGAENLTMAQLINFTFDASLGLFNADVWSPNYRTVRDVNTILESIEAANISDDLKKRYTAECKFLRGYAYEMLYKWFGPVPLRISTQQPSDLARATDAEMRNQIEADLIAAIADLPDPGKEEAFGRANKGAAWALLAKYYLNTRQWEKANDACKAVMDYNYYSLFAEYQHMFEVANERSKEMILVQPARNEEGFGNWYSAGALPANFKSTPQIPAFTWVTGMANFATQYRIRTAFINTFDLARDKRAILLVRTYVNISGATVDLTTTADNVRSLKYWDNATLGNHSGNDIPVIRYADILLSKAEAMNEISGPTQDALDLINQVRERANLDDLTLADATSKDLLRDLILRERGWEFYSEGKRREDLLRQGKFISGAKARGIAAVADKHVVYPIPQAEIDANKACIQTDGY, from the coding sequence ATGAAAAAGCATATTATACTGTCTTTATCAATAGTTACCCTGCTGACGCACACAGCCTGCGAAAAAATGCTGGACGTAGTGCCGCTGGCCGAGTTCGCCCCGGAGAACGTACTCACTACCGAAGCAGGCATCAAAGCGGTTCTTTATTCCGGTTATGCCGGCATGCAGAACCCCACGCCTTCCCGGAATATCATCAATGCCTCCGAAGTGACCACAGATATAGGTTTCAACACCGGCGGCGCTGAGAACCTGACCATGGCGCAGCTCATCAACTTCACCTTTGATGCCTCCCTCGGTTTGTTCAACGCGGATGTATGGTCGCCCAATTACCGCACAGTCCGGGACGTGAACACCATCCTGGAAAGCATTGAAGCGGCCAATATTTCAGACGACCTGAAAAAAAGGTATACAGCAGAATGTAAATTCCTCCGTGGTTACGCCTATGAAATGCTCTACAAATGGTTTGGCCCGGTGCCGCTTCGGATCAGCACCCAGCAACCTTCTGACCTGGCCAGGGCCACCGATGCAGAAATGCGTAATCAGATTGAAGCTGACCTGATCGCCGCCATTGCTGACCTGCCGGATCCCGGTAAGGAAGAAGCTTTTGGACGAGCCAATAAAGGCGCCGCCTGGGCGCTGCTGGCTAAGTATTACCTGAACACCCGCCAGTGGGAGAAAGCCAACGATGCCTGCAAAGCCGTTATGGACTATAACTACTATAGCCTCTTTGCAGAATACCAGCATATGTTTGAAGTAGCCAATGAGCGCAGCAAAGAAATGATCCTGGTGCAACCAGCCCGTAACGAAGAAGGCTTCGGCAACTGGTACAGTGCCGGCGCACTGCCCGCCAATTTCAAAAGCACCCCGCAGATCCCCGCGTTTACCTGGGTAACCGGCATGGCCAACTTTGCCACCCAGTACCGCATACGCACTGCCTTTATCAATACCTTTGACCTGGCCCGTGATAAAAGGGCTATCCTGCTGGTCCGCACTTATGTGAATATCTCCGGCGCTACTGTTGACCTGACCACTACGGCCGATAATGTACGCAGCCTGAAATACTGGGACAATGCCACCCTGGGCAACCACTCCGGCAATGATATCCCCGTGATCCGCTATGCAGATATCCTGCTCTCCAAAGCAGAAGCCATGAACGAGATCAGCGGCCCCACACAGGACGCCCTTGACCTCATCAACCAGGTACGTGAAAGAGCCAATCTGGACGACCTGACCCTGGCCGATGCTACCAGCAAGGACCTGCTGCGTGACCTGATCCTCCGCGAAAGAGGCTGGGAATTCTACAGTGAAGGCAAGAGAAGGGAAGACCTGCTCCGCCAGGGCAAATTCATCTCCGGCGCAAAAGCCAGGGGCATCGCTGCTGTGGCCGACAAACACGTGGTTTACCCGATCCCCCAGGCAGAGATCGACGCCAATAAAGCCTGTATCCAAACCGATGGTTATTAA